In one Mucilaginibacter sp. PAMB04168 genomic region, the following are encoded:
- a CDS encoding TIM-barrel domain-containing protein translates to MKALYKLLFLASSSMICLPATILKAQTVKGLVKDGSEYVFKARGESIRLQFCSPTMFRVRMSHNGKFEPDEFLMQESYSWPNVAVKATATKTGVQLATANIRVLVNSSPFKVSVYNLTGKLLSADQDGAWQKGESAGCTKQLQADEHFFGFGERMDFIDQRNKKLNLNVGRGKSINGNHLVGAYNINEANYSPIPFFMSTRGYGVFLHTPNATTWDMGSQNGDQYSFASKGGQLDYYFMYGPDFPSILKSYISITGKAPMLPKFAFGLHMGTYSGGTWGHEEQTSDAYVIALARKMREMGIPVDILFLDSTWRIFGKVGGKGATSFEWRETFKNPKAMFDTLYGLNYKVVGLHLRPRFDNGKTYDLLDQARAKGYTYPENGKPGEFVNFFDQKATDWWWNNGVMRVASIGAKMLKTDEGSAFGHLANESDKVGPTGKEIEKLHNVFPIAYAKAPYLKFQELNGFRGVNQTREGYAGIQRYPYIFAGDWPSEWQYFAPVIKAGLNVGLSGVGYWSHCMGGFEHAADPELYIRWVQFGMFSPVAMVFGMDHPGYKEPWNYGAEGLANFKKYDQLRYRLTPYIYSSAHNQYETGMPLMRALVLNYQSDPNVYDIGDQYLFGNNMMVCPVTVKGAQTRTVYLPEGNWVDYWTGQTYTGKQYIHVVTPLDKLPLYVKAGSIIPMQPEMNYMDAKATDVITLDIFPSAASSFDLYEDDGLSLKYKQGDYSQTHISSALTASGYTLTVNKPQGKFIPGSHAYVAKIRWDTAAPNSVTENGQAIKQAGDADALQNASGWYYDKNSKVLWIKTIHSNRENIALQVK, encoded by the coding sequence ATGAAAGCGTTATATAAGTTACTGTTTTTAGCAAGTAGTTCCATGATCTGCCTGCCTGCAACTATCCTGAAAGCGCAAACTGTTAAAGGTTTGGTAAAGGATGGTAGCGAGTACGTGTTTAAAGCCAGGGGCGAAAGTATCCGTTTGCAGTTTTGCTCGCCAACCATGTTCAGGGTGCGCATGAGCCACAATGGCAAATTTGAGCCTGATGAGTTTTTGATGCAGGAGAGCTACAGCTGGCCTAATGTAGCTGTTAAAGCAACTGCTACTAAAACCGGTGTACAGCTGGCAACAGCTAATATCAGGGTATTAGTAAATTCTTCGCCATTTAAGGTAAGCGTTTATAATTTGACGGGCAAACTGCTCTCAGCCGATCAGGACGGCGCCTGGCAAAAAGGCGAGTCGGCCGGCTGTACTAAGCAACTGCAGGCCGATGAGCACTTCTTCGGCTTTGGCGAGCGTATGGACTTTATTGACCAGCGCAACAAAAAGCTTAATTTAAATGTAGGTCGGGGTAAAAGTATTAACGGTAACCACCTGGTTGGTGCTTATAATATTAATGAGGCTAACTATTCGCCCATTCCGTTTTTTATGAGCACCCGTGGGTATGGTGTCTTTTTACACACACCTAACGCCACCACCTGGGATATGGGCAGCCAAAACGGCGATCAATACAGCTTTGCGAGCAAAGGCGGACAGCTAGATTACTACTTTATGTATGGTCCCGATTTTCCGAGTATTTTAAAATCCTATATTTCTATTACGGGCAAAGCGCCTATGTTGCCCAAATTTGCTTTCGGCTTGCATATGGGTACGTACAGTGGCGGCACATGGGGGCATGAGGAACAAACATCTGATGCTTATGTAATTGCCCTGGCACGTAAAATGCGTGAGATGGGCATTCCGGTTGATATTTTATTTTTGGATTCAACGTGGCGTATTTTTGGCAAGGTGGGTGGTAAAGGCGCTACTTCTTTTGAGTGGCGCGAAACCTTCAAAAACCCCAAAGCCATGTTTGATACCTTATATGGTCTCAATTACAAAGTTGTGGGGCTGCACTTGCGCCCACGGTTTGATAACGGTAAAACTTATGACCTTCTCGACCAAGCCCGTGCCAAAGGATACACTTACCCTGAAAACGGTAAGCCGGGCGAGTTCGTTAATTTTTTTGACCAGAAAGCCACCGATTGGTGGTGGAACAATGGTGTTATGCGGGTTGCATCCATAGGTGCTAAAATGCTAAAGACTGATGAAGGTAGCGCCTTTGGTCACCTGGCAAATGAAAGTGACAAAGTTGGGCCAACCGGTAAAGAGATTGAGAAGCTGCATAATGTGTTTCCTATTGCTTATGCGAAAGCACCTTATCTGAAGTTTCAGGAGCTTAATGGTTTTAGAGGTGTTAACCAAACCCGCGAAGGTTATGCAGGTATACAACGTTACCCATACATTTTTGCCGGCGACTGGCCAAGCGAATGGCAATACTTTGCACCGGTTATTAAAGCAGGTTTAAATGTTGGTTTATCTGGCGTGGGCTACTGGTCGCACTGTATGGGCGGTTTTGAGCATGCGGCCGACCCTGAGTTGTATATCCGCTGGGTGCAGTTTGGTATGTTTAGTCCGGTGGCTATGGTGTTTGGTATGGATCATCCGGGTTATAAAGAACCCTGGAACTATGGAGCCGAAGGTTTGGCTAACTTTAAAAAGTATGACCAGCTGCGCTACCGTTTAACACCTTACATCTATAGCAGTGCACATAATCAGTATGAAACAGGCATGCCTTTAATGCGCGCCTTGGTGTTAAATTATCAAAGCGACCCTAATGTGTATGATATTGGCGACCAGTACCTGTTTGGCAACAATATGATGGTTTGCCCTGTTACGGTTAAAGGTGCCCAAACCCGCACCGTTTATTTGCCCGAGGGTAATTGGGTAGATTACTGGACCGGGCAGACTTATACCGGCAAGCAATACATTCATGTAGTAACACCGCTTGATAAGTTGCCGTTGTACGTGAAAGCGGGTAGCATTATCCCTATGCAGCCTGAAATGAATTACATGGATGCAAAAGCTACCGATGTGATTACGCTGGATATATTCCCATCAGCCGCATCGAGCTTTGATTTGTATGAGGATGACGGACTAAGCCTAAAATATAAGCAAGGTGATTATAGCCAAACGCATATCAGCAGCGCCTTAACAGCAAGTGGATATACTTTGACGGTTAATAAGCCGCAAGGTAAGTTTATTCCTGGCAGCCATGCTTATGTAGCCAAAATACGTTGGGATACAGCCGCGCCTAACAGCGTGACCGAGAACGGACAGGCAATTAAACAAGCCGGCGATGCTGATGCATTGCAAAATGCATCGGGCTGGTATTATGATAAAAATAGCAAAGTGCTATGGATTAAAACTATCCACAGTAACCGCGAAAATATTGCTTTACAAGTAAAGTAA
- a CDS encoding glycoside hydrolase family 88 protein: protein MLKSKIGYSVIAGLLLVAPFKGLHAQKLPAKTKIVSDMALANEYFMKKWPDPATPTNVNRVRTSNLWTRAVYYEGLMALHKIDPKKKYYQYALDWGNHHKWEPRDGLNTRNADNQCCGQTYIEMYQLDKNPAYIEPIKKNIDLMLTSDKVDDWHWIDALQMAMPIFAKLGAIYNDNRYYEKMYDIYNYSKTVHGGKGLYNPQERLWWRDKDFVPPYKEPNGANCYWSRGNGWVLAAMVRVLEVMPKNAPHRQEYLNMYKDMIEALVPLQRQDGYWNVSLMDPTNYGGKELTGTALFAYGMAWGVNNGILKKKKYEPIVTKAWNAMIKDCLHPDGMLGFVQGTGKEPKDGQPVNYDHIPDFEDYGLGCFLLAGSEVYRLSK from the coding sequence ATGTTAAAAAGTAAAATAGGCTATTCAGTAATAGCAGGACTGCTGCTGGTGGCCCCTTTTAAAGGCTTACATGCGCAAAAGCTGCCTGCTAAAACCAAGATTGTAAGTGATATGGCACTGGCCAATGAATACTTCATGAAAAAATGGCCCGATCCGGCTACGCCCACAAACGTGAACCGGGTACGTACCAGCAACCTTTGGACGCGTGCCGTTTACTATGAAGGCCTGATGGCTTTGCATAAAATAGACCCGAAGAAAAAATATTACCAATATGCGCTTGATTGGGGCAACCACCACAAATGGGAGCCACGCGACGGACTGAACACGCGCAATGCTGATAACCAGTGCTGTGGCCAAACTTACATTGAGATGTATCAGCTGGATAAAAATCCGGCTTATATTGAACCCATTAAAAAGAACATTGATTTAATGCTTACCAGCGATAAGGTTGACGACTGGCATTGGATTGATGCGCTGCAAATGGCCATGCCCATTTTTGCTAAACTGGGCGCTATTTATAACGATAATCGGTATTACGAAAAAATGTACGATATCTATAACTACTCCAAAACAGTACATGGTGGCAAAGGTTTATATAACCCGCAAGAGCGTCTATGGTGGCGCGATAAAGACTTTGTGCCGCCGTACAAGGAGCCTAATGGTGCCAACTGTTACTGGTCGCGCGGTAATGGCTGGGTATTAGCTGCCATGGTACGTGTGCTGGAAGTGATGCCTAAAAATGCACCTCACCGCCAGGAATATCTAAACATGTATAAAGACATGATAGAAGCACTGGTACCCCTTCAGCGTCAGGATGGTTACTGGAACGTTAGCTTAATGGATCCAACCAATTATGGTGGTAAAGAGCTAACCGGTACGGCATTATTTGCTTACGGAATGGCCTGGGGGGTTAATAACGGTATCTTAAAAAAGAAAAAATATGAGCCCATTGTAACCAAGGCCTGGAATGCCATGATTAAGGATTGCCTTCACCCTGATGGTATGCTGGGCTTTGTACAAGGCACCGGTAAAGAACCAAAAGATGGTCAACCTGTAAATTATGATCATATCCCCGATTTTGAGGATTATGGTTTGGGCTGCTTTTTATTGGCCGGTAGTGAAGTATACCGATTGAGCAAGTAA